Proteins from a single region of Acidimicrobiales bacterium:
- a CDS encoding glycosyl hydrolase family 65 protein: MNVPSRLDETFDALIFDWDGTAVPDRQADASEVRRRVESLCAAGVHIFVVSGTHVANVDGQLRARPSGPGRLQLCCNRGSEVFEVTGSGPSLVYRRAVAAEEDVALDQAAERTIKVLQARGLEATVVSSRLNRRKIDLIPIAEWADPKKADIAALYEAVKSRLAEADIGDLADVIALAADAARTAGLALPRITSDVKHVEIGLTDKSDSARFAAAWLKERGITGQLVLIAGDEFGTIGGVPGSDALMLVCDLERAPAMSVGVEPGGVPPPVAYLGGGPGRFATQLDAQLERRARHRAPQIDTDPRWVVPLPSARVKERVAESLGALSNGWAGTRASREEDGPGTTPLFAVAGVYATDGHLLAGPDWIGLSVAGGHRHQGDRRVLDLRTGVLARFGEGNRTLRSVRFVSAASPDALAFRAEGPPDRLDEGDLLRPPLQERFEHEVNDGIWVGRTSNGDSEIAVAARDLVTTGSEKRVVERLAAWAAGTTSGATAEEAQQRLARLDALGFDALLSEHRHAWAARWADAAVGIEGGPDALADELAARYSVFHLLCAASDTGDAAVGARGLTGEAYNGHVFWDADVFVLPALAAISPQAARAMLEYRIRRLPAARAIAEARGFDGARFPWESAADGSDVTPRVVQGRHGEPIPIATGTHEEHIVADVAWAADRYATWTGDTAFLAGRPGRDLVVEAARYWASRIRLDPGGRGHLYGVMGPDEYHEVVDDNAYTNVMARWNLRRGAELLAVSRRNSASTEAARWRDLAERLVDGWNPDLGIYEQFAGYFELEPLLVSQVAQPPVAIDVLLGAERVRGSQLIKQADVLMLHHLLPTEVVDGSLGACLAFYEPRTAHGSSLSPAISAALLARAGQLDRALELFRLAARLDLDDLTGTTASGLHLATMGGVWQALAYGFLGLEAQGEVLALEPHLPGAWSALSMRLRFRGQRLQVRAEHDQITIGCDRPLAVRVAARPPQNCDPPGATFDVLMPQATYGRRP, translated from the coding sequence ATGAACGTTCCCAGTCGCCTGGACGAGACCTTCGACGCGCTGATCTTCGACTGGGACGGCACAGCGGTACCCGACCGCCAGGCTGATGCCAGCGAGGTGCGCCGCCGGGTGGAATCGCTGTGCGCGGCAGGGGTGCACATCTTTGTCGTCAGCGGAACCCATGTGGCCAACGTCGACGGCCAGCTCCGGGCTCGGCCATCGGGCCCCGGGCGCTTGCAGTTGTGCTGCAACCGGGGAAGCGAGGTTTTCGAGGTCACCGGATCCGGGCCGTCCCTCGTCTACCGGCGCGCTGTGGCCGCGGAGGAGGACGTGGCCCTGGACCAAGCCGCCGAGCGAACCATCAAGGTTCTCCAAGCCCGGGGTCTGGAGGCGACCGTGGTGTCGAGCCGGCTGAACCGGCGCAAGATCGACCTGATCCCGATTGCAGAGTGGGCGGACCCCAAGAAGGCGGATATTGCCGCTCTCTACGAGGCAGTGAAGTCCCGGCTGGCTGAGGCAGATATCGGAGATCTGGCCGACGTGATAGCCCTGGCGGCCGACGCGGCTCGCACGGCAGGGCTCGCCTTGCCACGGATCACCAGCGACGTAAAGCATGTCGAGATCGGACTGACCGACAAGTCCGACTCGGCACGCTTTGCAGCGGCCTGGCTGAAAGAGCGGGGGATCACCGGACAGCTGGTGCTCATAGCCGGTGACGAGTTCGGCACGATCGGAGGCGTGCCGGGCAGTGACGCGCTCATGCTCGTATGCGACCTGGAGCGAGCGCCGGCAATGTCGGTCGGTGTCGAGCCAGGCGGTGTGCCACCCCCGGTGGCATACCTCGGTGGAGGTCCCGGTCGTTTCGCCACCCAACTCGACGCGCAACTCGAGCGCCGGGCCAGGCACCGGGCGCCCCAGATAGACACCGATCCGCGCTGGGTGGTCCCGCTCCCATCGGCTCGGGTCAAGGAGCGGGTCGCGGAGTCCTTGGGTGCCCTGAGCAACGGCTGGGCTGGAACCCGAGCGTCCAGAGAGGAAGACGGGCCAGGCACGACTCCGCTCTTCGCCGTCGCTGGTGTCTACGCGACCGACGGGCACCTGCTCGCGGGACCCGACTGGATCGGCCTGAGTGTCGCCGGCGGGCACCGCCATCAGGGTGACCGCCGCGTGCTCGACCTGCGAACCGGTGTCCTGGCGCGCTTCGGTGAGGGCAACCGGACACTCCGGTCGGTTCGTTTCGTGTCCGCCGCCTCGCCCGACGCCCTCGCGTTCCGTGCGGAAGGACCCCCAGACCGGCTGGACGAAGGCGACCTGCTGCGCCCACCCCTCCAGGAGAGGTTCGAGCACGAGGTGAACGACGGGATCTGGGTCGGTCGCACCAGCAACGGGGACAGCGAGATCGCTGTGGCCGCCCGTGACTTGGTGACAACCGGTTCCGAGAAGCGGGTCGTTGAACGCTTGGCGGCGTGGGCAGCGGGCACCACCTCGGGGGCGACCGCAGAGGAAGCCCAACAACGGCTGGCGAGGTTGGATGCCTTGGGGTTCGACGCCCTGCTAAGCGAGCACCGCCACGCCTGGGCGGCTCGGTGGGCCGACGCCGCGGTGGGGATCGAGGGCGGCCCGGACGCACTGGCTGACGAGCTGGCCGCCAGGTATTCAGTCTTTCATCTGCTCTGCGCAGCCTCCGACACCGGCGACGCCGCAGTTGGGGCTCGGGGCCTGACCGGGGAGGCTTACAACGGGCACGTCTTTTGGGACGCCGATGTGTTCGTCCTGCCAGCACTGGCGGCCATCAGCCCGCAGGCGGCACGGGCGATGCTCGAGTATCGGATCCGCCGGCTCCCCGCCGCGCGCGCTATCGCCGAAGCGAGGGGGTTCGACGGCGCCCGCTTCCCCTGGGAGTCCGCAGCCGACGGCAGTGACGTCACCCCGAGGGTGGTCCAGGGACGCCACGGTGAGCCGATCCCTATCGCGACTGGTACCCATGAGGAGCACATAGTTGCCGACGTGGCTTGGGCGGCAGACCGCTACGCGACCTGGACCGGCGATACTGCGTTTCTCGCTGGGAGGCCCGGCCGCGACCTGGTGGTGGAAGCCGCTCGCTATTGGGCGAGCCGGATCCGTCTCGATCCCGGAGGACGCGGACATCTCTACGGGGTGATGGGGCCCGACGAATACCACGAGGTGGTAGACGACAACGCCTACACCAATGTGATGGCCCGTTGGAACCTGCGCCGAGGCGCCGAACTGCTCGCCGTCTCGAGGCGCAACTCGGCCAGTACGGAGGCAGCGCGTTGGCGGGACTTGGCAGAACGACTCGTCGACGGGTGGAATCCTGACCTCGGAATCTATGAGCAGTTCGCCGGATACTTCGAGCTGGAGCCGCTGCTGGTATCCCAGGTCGCCCAGCCGCCGGTGGCGATCGACGTGCTGCTGGGGGCGGAGCGGGTGAGAGGCTCCCAGCTCATCAAGCAAGCAGACGTCCTCATGCTCCACCACCTCTTGCCAACCGAGGTAGTAGACGGCTCCCTTGGCGCCTGCCTGGCTTTCTACGAGCCTCGCACAGCGCACGGCAGCTCGCTCTCTCCCGCCATCTCTGCGGCGCTGCTCGCGCGAGCCGGCCAACTCGACCGGGCGCTGGAACTGTTCCGCTTGGCCGCCCGCCTCGACCTGGACGACCTGACCGGCACCACCGCCAGCGGGCTGCACCTGGCCACCATGGGCGGTGTCTGGCAGGCGCTTGCCTACGGTTTCCTCGGACTCGAGGCACAAGGAGAGGTTCTCGCGCTCGAACCGCACCTGCCCGGCGCGTGGTCAGCCCTGTCCATGCGCTTGCGTTTTCGCGGACAGCGCCTGCAGGTGCGTGCCGAACACGACCAGATCACCATCGGATGTGACAGGCCGCTCGCCGTTCGCGTGGCCGCCCGGCCGCCCCAGAACTGCGACCCACCCGGCGCCACCTTCGACGTGCTAATGCCC